From the Hemicordylus capensis ecotype Gifberg chromosome 1, rHemCap1.1.pri, whole genome shotgun sequence genome, the window gagaaaaaccttaaagccacttgtggggtgctggggtggcccagagtgagtggtgcacAGAGTGTGTTACTCTGAGTGCACAGAGGGTGTTAACCACTCCCATGgttaaattcataaaaaatcgtacgagtgtccgattgctttggggtttgtgtaGTAGgtaccctgggtgccagctaccaccccacccacttttggaagtTTGAACCAGTTGTAAccaattcaaatcaaaccaccccctgtttggttcaaattcgaacctgcagctcaaacctgatggctggtttggttcgaattcgaaccttcaaaccatcctggttcaaatttgaaccaggttgagtttgaaccagtttgcacatccctatttgtttgtttgtcatgcATATTTTAATACTTTTTTCATGCTGccaaaaaaatcaacaacaataaaaacaacccttAGGTTAGCACTGTAATTAAAACTaacttaacctgcacagagcatctgtgtgctagtacttgattactcccctcaccccctgccacagcccccctcacctaagagatctccccaccctcacctgagctgcactgctgctgctgctgctcctcctcctcctcttccatcccattgcttccatccacctcacccctcttggtcatggctgcagcgttggccaagctgcagccacctatccccagagacctccccaccctcatccgagccccgctcctgctcctccccacaggagcagcagcagcagtggttgactgggcccttcctcactgctgccaccaccatggccactcattcccctcaggccactgacaggcctcgGCCCGTtccttgcctccctgcctccctccaccaatggcctcggtagccccaaataacagcagtggttgactgggcctttccttgctgccgccgccaccatggccactcattccccacaAGTCTCTGACAGGTTTgagcccatccctcgccctttcttctttctctcttcccctcccttcttttcctcttttcctttctcctccacttgctcttcacctgtctttcttcccctgctcttctttttttctctctttctctctttctctctcttcctgagttaacagtccttgttcatcttgtttcctcatctaattcacacaaaggCATCCTCATTCTCCTGAAgggcctctttcctccctcacaacccctctcttcacagacccctgctgACTATTCttttagattcctctcctctacaatcaagaacatcttccaactagTAAtagttacagtgagggaaataagtatttgatcccctgctgattttgtccatttgccctctgacacagaaatgaccaggctataattggaatggtaggtttattgtagctgtgagagacagaataacaacaaacaaaccctcaaaagcccagtgcccaaaagtcagcgatggatttgcattgtagtgagggaaataagtattcgatcccctatcaaccagcaagatttcaggctcccaggtgtcttttcactatatgcaggtaacgagctgagatgaggaacaccctctgtaagggagtgctcctaatcccagcttgttacagtacctgtataaaagacacctctccatagaagcaagcaatcactcagcttccaaactcaccaccattcccaagaccaaagagctgtcgaaggatgtcagggacaaggttgtagacctgcacaaggctggactgggctacaagactatcaccaagcagcttggtgagaaggtgactacagttggcacgataactcgcaaatggaagaaacacaaaacaactgtcaatctccctcggtctggggctccatgcaagatctcacctcgtggagttgcaatgatcatgagaacggtgacaaagcagcccagaactacacagggggaacttgtcaatgatctcagggcagctggaaccatagtcaccaagaaaacaattggtaacacactatgccgtgaaggactgaaatcttgcagtgccagcaaggtccccctgctcaaggcagcacatttacaggcccgtctgcagtttgccaatgcacatctgaatgatccagaggagaactgggcgaaagtgttgtggtcagatgagaccaaaatcgagctctttggcatcaactcaacttgccGTGTGTGGAAGAGGAGAAATGCTGCCTATGaacccaagaacaccatccccaccgtcaaacatggaggtggacacattatgctttgggggtgtttttctgctaaggggacaggacaccttcaccgcatcaaagggacgatggatgggaccatgtaccgtcagatcttgggtgagcacctccttccctcagccagggcattgagaatgggtcgtggatgggtattccagcatgacaatgacccaaaacacacagccaaggcaacaaagaagtggctcaagaagaagcacatgaaggtcctggagtggcccagccagtctccagaccttaatcccatagaaaatctgtggagggagctgaaggttcaggttgccaaacatcagccttgaaacctttctgacttggagaggatctgcaaagaggagtgggacaacatccctcctgggttgtgtgcaaacctggtggccaactacaagaaacgtctgacctctgtgattgccaacaagggttttgccaccaagtactaagacatcttttgtgaagggatcgaatacttatttccctcactacaatgcaaatccatcgctgacttttgggcactgggcttttgagggtttgtttgttgttattctgtctctcacagctacaataaacctaccattccaattatagcctggtcatttctgtgtcagagggcaaacggacaaaatcagcaggggatcaaatacttatttccctcactgtacattccaactgaacttatccatcacaggctcctcctccctatttgcatatggaatccacagTGCCCGATCAGGCGCTTGTgttcacaaactctcacgagagctgccacacacaggattagccacaggtatgccttataGAACTATCTATATAGAAGATACAATTAGCTCACTATTTGACCTTCTTTCCCTGATTGTGCTTCATTTCATCAGTGTTATGAACTGTGCCTTCTGAGTCAGTCCAACTCAATAATATTTTTATGATAAGGCAGAATAACCAATATGCAATATTACATTCAAATATTATATTGATTATAAGGAACTGGACCTCCAAGTGACAAAACAGGCAGAATAGCTATTTACAGAAGGCCCTTTTTCAATAATCATCATAGTGATTTTTAAATTCCCTTTGAGCCCACTTATTGTCTGAGGCTTCTTGTCTCCAGGCTCCTAAACAGGTCTACCTAATGTCACCACTtactattttttattttgatgAACTGAGTTCATCAGCCTAAAAATCTAGAATGTTATATGGCTTCAAACTACCCAACTTCAAATTCTCTAGATTATCCAGGAATATGTGGAAACCCAACCTGTGGAAAATCTTTAGGAATGATATACAGTATATATCTTTAACACACACAAAGCTGTTTGAATTTTTACTTAGGCTCTAAATAATATCCAGTTTGGGTGACTGAACACCCCATACCTCATTTTGTGGGTTTTGGAGGAGCAAGGCAACTAAACTATctggaaattatgggagaaaCTCAAGGAAAACAATTGACTTTAATAAGCCAGGCTTTGCACTCTGGTTTCTCCACAGTAGGTACCCAGTGTTAAGCAGCCTGCCTCAGTGAACAAATTTATATGTGGATAGACTTGAAAGGATACCTTGAAAATGAAGGGATATCTGCTTCTTGATAGACTCACAGGACATAATTCCTGAAGGAGAAGCTGCAACATGCATCTGGCAAGAGAAGCAACATAAAATAACTAGTAAAACAAGCAAGAGgtttaaatttatattttaaaacaatagtcATACATAAAagaggttgtgttccaaaagttcatttgtaagttggatgtttaTATCTCAGAATACATATAGATCCTATGAGGGGTGACTTGCTTGTATTTGCGAAttggtgtttgtaagttggaGACTTGATTAATTTAATATGATATGGAGCTTTATTGGTAGGTATGGATCAATTATAAGTTGGGGAGTGCCTGTAATCATACACAGAAAATTGCTTCTCAGATTAGCTTCTCCATAAATGCATTTTCCTGATTATTTACTGAAAACTCGTTATGCCTATCATCCTTTTCACAGCTTCCTTCACTTCCTTGTTTCTTAAACTATAAATCAAGGGATTTAGCATAGGGATCAGCAGAGTATAAAACACAGAGACGAATTTGTCCTGGTCCATTGTGTAACCTGAGGTGGGTCGCAAATACATAAAGATCAGAGTCCCATAGAATATAGTGACTGCTGTGAGGTGAGAAGCACAGGTAGAGAATGCTTTGTGCCTACCCTCAGAAGATCGGATTTTCAAGATGGTAGTGACAATGTAAATGTAGGAGACTACAACAATCAAAATAGTACTCATGACAACTATAGAAGACAAGGTAAAGTGAACGATGTCTGTGTTGTGGATGTCAGAACAGGACAGCTTCAGGATGGGAGGGATATCACAGAAGAAGTGATTGATTACATTGGAACCACAGAATGACAAAGAAAATATAAAACTGGCTTGTGTAGTAGAATTAACAAAGCCAGTTATGTATGATACAATAACAAGCACGACACAAAGTCTCTTGGACATTGCCGTGCTATAAAGTAGTGGATTACAAATGGCTACAAAGCGGTCATAGGCCATTACACCCAAGAGGCAGCATTCATTAGTCACAAAGATACAGATGAAATAAAACTGCACAGCACACTCAATAAAGGATATAGTCCTGTTGTCAGATGTAAAAGTCATAAGCAACTTAGGGGCAATGACAGATGAGTAACCAACATCTACAATTGATAGGTTACAGAGGAAGAAGTACATTGGAGTATGAAGTCGGGCATCAACATGGATTAAAATAATCATTCCAAAATTCCCCACCAGGGTGACCATGTAGATGCCAAGGAACAGCACAAAGAGGGGAATCTGCAGCTGTGGATAATCCATGAATCCCACCAAAATGAATTCTGTCACAGTGGTATGATTTCTTTTCTCCATTGATCTTCATTTGCACTGCactataaaacaaaaataaaacttccTGTTAAATGAGCACCTACAGTAAatgagcactagggatgtgcacaaaactggtttgccaggtttggttcaaattcaaactaagTTCGAACTGAGAGGGGgaggtttgggtttggttttgcttgaaccccccccccccgttcagttcaaatttgaacctctttgaacctccaaaagtggttggggtggtagttggcacccatgggtacctactacCTAAccaccaaagcaattggacactcgtacgattccatccaaacctcaaagcaatcagacactcctatgatttttaatgaatttttgaaatattattaaTCATTTTTCTcagagggtataatgggactcgaagcagcccattatcccctattgtggagtacctaggggcacaaaagtggggtgggtggtaagcaccctggggtgcctaccacccacaaaataccaaggcaatcagacactcctccaattattggtgcatttttaaagtatttttgaattcctcatagggaataatgaggattgcagcaaatgtatagcttcacatcgggggggggaggggtggcctagagcggagtgtggtgggtggtagttcccaaggggagcaaggaagctatcagaattatttgaaagaaattgggcagagggctttttaaaaaagtgatatttgaagtttacgtgtctttaaggtttttctccatagggaagaatggaggtttcagcagccccataactgcacttgggggtttctgggatggcccagagcgagtggtggtgtagtgcacagagggtgccaaccacccccacagggttttgttgtttctgaggtgttctgagtagtagattctctggtagcaaattctctggtagcaaatgagagtggattcatggtttgtcattgaaaatcttgtaTGCAAAGAGAAACATCTCTTTGGGAAGCACAGtagacttcagagggaagaggagataaaTGACCTCTTTCCTTGCCCATGTGATGGTGCATTGTTGGTTTGGATGTCAGGCCCTGCTGCATTACAACAGTGCTAATTTGTATATCTGTCAGTAAGTTttgcttctgagaaaacatggTTAGGATCAGGTTATAAGAATTCCTTTTGGAACTGCAACAAGACCACAAGCAGAGAAGAAATTCTTATTATAAAAGGTtcacttggagccagttcaggcAAGCGTCCACTAGCACATTAGCTATGAACCTGCTGGCCCCAATGTCACTAAAGAATGTTCCAATGTGCTTTCGGGATATCGTTTAATCATGTGAGAGAGGTGTCTATTTGAATCGCCCCTCATACAtgatttaaaccaccctgagccatttttggaagggcagtacagaaatcaaatatatacatacatacatacatacatacatacacagacacacacacagagacatacatacacagagagagagagagagagagagagagagagagagagagaatgaatcccAACAGGGTGTCAGGGTGTCCTTTAGTGATATCAGGGTGGGTGTGTTCTCAACGCATCCCCACCTGGACACATGGGTCAGCAAATGCTCATCCAAACTGGCTCCTGGAGCATTTTTGGATACATGCTGTTGGCAAATAATAGTGGGAAGGCTGTTGTCTGTGTGGTttatgagcttcccagaagcatctatcTACCTTGCCACTGTTGGAAGCAGTGTGTACTCAAGTACAAGGACTTCTGGTCTTACCTAGcagggtttcatttttagatgaTGGTAGTATATATACATGAATCTTACTAAAAATCATACAAAGCAAGACCTATTCCTATCAAGACATATTCCAGAAAAATAAACTGTGCGTTACTTTGAAGAGCATGCTGAAGGAATGTCAAGAGAGATCCAGAACATGTCGAGATTCCTATTCCCATATTGGATAGTGCCAGAAGGAATCGTTGGCTGTCATTATGAAGAAAATTAtgcaaagtagtcccactgaaggCATTAAgggttaggcattgcctaacctgtccttttaatttcaatggcactactttgaataattttcctcctcATCTCAGCCATTTTGATTAGCAGTTCCGATAGTAGGGATACCCAGAATTCCTTAATGTAAAACCACTAGTCTCTCAATGAAGAATATTACttcaaaataaatttaattaattaattcaaataACTAGTTGATTCATAAGAATTTTCACTGAAGAATCCAGCACCATCATCACATGTATGTTTCATATGGTAACATTCTGACACTGTAAGTTTTTAGACAATCAATTATGGGCCAGAGTGGTGTCAAAGGTTGACCAGGTCAGACACAGGCTATGGATCTATGGTGATAAACAAGCCCACTTTGCTGACCCTTGAAGCCTCAGTCACCAAGTCAGTCACCCCAATAGGAGGCTCTGGCAAACATACCAGATGAGAGTGGACTGTAGATGAAGACTGAAGACCCAGCATTTATTTGGGGGCCAGAACAGAGATTTGCACCGGGGTCCCCTACAACCTGGCACCTACCCTGCATATATCTATTCAACACATTCTGTTCATCACCTTATATGTAAGTCCACCTCATCCAGTCCGTCACTGctaaatgaaaataaaacaaccTTGACTGATTGAGACTGAAAAAATTCTAAACAAATGTTCTagaaagcaagccccactgaacacgtTGGGACTTACTTCTGGTTCCACACAGACAGGCTTACACTGTATTCAAAATAAAAGAACTAGATGAAGCTATCCTGTTTGGCCCATCTTTTCCCTGCTGAACATTCCATTGTCCTAATGACTGAAATTAGATAAAAATGCTGGACCTTCTGGGTAGGCCCAACTCAGCAACATTTTTATAAAGAGGTAAAATAACTCAATATATATTAGAATTCCAAACATCACAGCAGATGTAAGAAATTGGGCATGCAAGACAAAAATGAGGCAAAATAGCTATTTAAGCTGTTATCAATAAAGCTGGAGGAACCTACCCATAAAAAGAAGAGATATTTCATCCATGAATGCAAGTATGTTGTACAAATTAGCAAGGAGAGTTTATATTTTCTTCACTGGCAACAAGGGAAAGAAACCCTAAGGCCTTTTTCCCCCGTAAGACATCTTAGTGGTTTTAAAATTCCCTTTGGGCCCAATGGAAATTTGGTATGATTGTACTGAGGCTTCTTGTCTCCGTTCTATTGCTCCAGTCCACCTGAAGTCAACACTTGTTATTCTTTAGTTCCAAGCTTTGAAGCCAGCTATCTAAGCCAAAATTTCTTCCCTACTAATTGAGAAATAAAGATGTAAGTCCTTGAGTGTATACAGAAGCACACTGGGGAAGACAGATAATTGATTCTACCTTGGATAatgagacaatgaagaaaatagggaggcgtggagctggggagccctctgGAGCTCGGGGGCCCAGGTTCATTGAACctacctgtagggatgtgcgttttgttttgggtacaaaatgttttgtgcacaaaacaggccatttcagctgttttgtagccaaaacaaaacacccagtgctcaaaacagaaaattttgtagccaaaatgaAACGTCCCTGTtgcggatacaaaacattttgttgtttgggatgttttggaactccatttagcaatcgcaaaaagtctttctccttcagtctccattttgagttttaacatctgtttgaatttccagcccttccagcctacagattggccagcaaaagcatgggctgatctgctggcaattgcctccttattcctttaaaggaaatttaagggtatattttaccctcattggccagtgcgcatttcactgttgttgtttcacactgttgtgtgtagatcaattgcattttggttgggggggggctgtagatgtgcatgacctttggaaatctgcctgattttttccaaagctctgctgttgttaatgtgtgatgttgatgtcatcatcagttttattatggccattggccagcagatgatgttgatgttatttggggtggatttggggcagaaagggggatttgggggcagaagagtggttcaggtggtagtgccccaatgggtgcctgctaccacccagattccaaaggaattgggaaaagggctaatttttaaataatttctgaagttgacatgtctttggggcagaaagggggcctgaggggaaaaacagtgggttgggtggcagtgccccaaggggtgcctgccacaacccagattccaaaggaatagggcaaagggctgatttcttaggaattgttgacatttacgcttctttaaggtttccccctgCCCTATGagataatggaggtttcagcagacccataactctacctggggggcactgaggtggctgggagcgagtggtggtgtagtgaacatagggtgccaaacacccccatgggttgctaacccatggggtgctgggtgctgttgtttctgaggtgttctgagtgtagattctctggtagcatatgagattttcaacaacaaaccatgaatccactctcgtatgctaccagagaatctgaatctacactcaaaacatctcagaaacaacagaacccagtaccccatgggttagcaacccatgggggtggttggcaccctatgtgctctacaccaccactcgctctgggccaccctggtgcccccaagtgcagttatggggcagcaattttggaggtccatcattccctatggggaagaactttacagacacacaaattccatcacatctttaaaaatcagccctctgcccaattcctttgaaataattctggcagcttccttgcccccactggacactaccacccaccccactctgctctgggccacccctttccccccagcatgaagctatacttttgctgaaacctccattctaccctatgggaaaaatcctatacttcaaaaattcaccaaaaatcagccctttgcccaattcctctgaaatgtgggtggtagtttccacccattggacactaccacccccactcaCTAGTTTTCCCCtcgggccatttttaaaaatccaaaatgtttcggatttggattttgcaatttcgaacaaagaacacaattggggtgtttcagattggctgattttgaacaaagaacaaaatgggggtgtttcagattcgggccaaaagcaaaacaggaaaaaaccaaaatgcgcaaccctacccatctgctcaattataggtaCACCCCTAGCTGTAATCAGAACAATAATTGGTTCTGATGCTATGCAAAGCAAATCAGGGCATTCTTCATTGCAATGAAAAATTCTATTTAAAATGTCCCCAATATAAGCAATAGATTTGATTCAATCCTGCATTGTATCCACATTGCATCCAAGTGTTGGATTGTGaagggggggttacctttaaataAGATCCAACATTCTGCAAAGAAAGCAGCTTCAGCAATTTAAATTGTTGCCATTCCCTCCATATTCTTGCCCTAGATCCACCAgggaaggaagcaacatcattCAGTTGCATCCTTTTCCAGGTGCATTCATTACTGGGTGAAAAATGGCTGTGTACCCTTTGATTCCAGGTGCAGCTATCCCACCCCCCAAGTCACATTCCCCCAATGTAATTATGTTGCCTCCTGCTCTTGCATTCCAGGGTGAGAAGATGGAGGGAAAGGTGGCAATTTgaatcactgccaccacagctGCCTTCTGGATAGCTGCTTTCTTCACAAAATGCTGGAACTTCTTTAAAGTTAAGCCCCCACATCCCAACTGAATGCACTGAGCCAAGACTGTCAGGAATCTGGGCCATGGGCAGTAGTCCAAGGGTGCAAGTtcgaagctagggatgtgcgaaccagtttggatccgaaccgttTCCGGCTCggaggttcggatccgaaccgaactggggtggtTTGTTTAGAACCGGTTCGGACAAGTTTGGATCagtttggacacctgaaaattggtaggatggtagctggcacccaggggtacgtgtcacccaaaccccaaagcaatcggacactcgtacgatttttttatgaatttttgaaaaaaaatctattttttttctcataagatataatgggactcgaaccaggccattattccttattggggagcacccatgggtgccaacaaccatgcaaacccagaagcaatcagacacccctatgattttttaatgaatatttgaaatatttttaattatttttctcattgagtataatgggacataAACCAGTCCATAtcacctattgtggagcacctagggacacaaaagtggggtgggtggtagacagacagggctgcctaccacccaaaaaatcccaaggcaattggacactcctctgattattggtgaattgttaaagtatttttgaattcctcatagagaataattaggattgcagcaaatgtatagcttcacggtggggggaaaggggtgtcgtagagtgcagtgtggtgggtggtagttcctagggtgggcaaggaagctatcagaattatttgaaaggaattgggcaaaagggttatttttaagtgatttttgaagtttacgcgtctttaaggtttttctccataaagaagcatggaggtgtcagcaaatgtatagcttcacgtcgggggcaaaggggtggcctagagcagtgtggggttggtggtagtgccaggtaggggcaaggaagctatcagaattatttgaaaggatttgggcacagggatgattttaaagtgatttttgaagtttacgcgtctttaaggttttcccccattaggtataatgaagggtgtatcgcttcacgtcggggggaaaagAAGAGATGTTTCTCTTTGCAtacaagattttcaatgacaaaccatgaatccactctcatttgc encodes:
- the LOC128326967 gene encoding olfactory receptor 1019-like, which codes for MEKRNHTTVTEFILVGFMDYPQLQIPLFVLFLGIYMVTLVGNFGMIILIHVDARLHTPMYFFLCNLSIVDVGYSSVIAPKLLMTFTSDNRTISFIECAVQFYFICIFVTNECCLLGVMAYDRFVAICNPLLYSTAMSKRLCVVLVIVSYITGFVNSTTQASFIFSLSFCGSNVINHFFCDIPPILKLSCSDIHNTDIVHFTLSSIVVMSTILIVVVSYIYIVTTILKIRSSEGRHKAFSTCASHLTAVTIFYGTLIFMYLRPTSGYTMDQDKFVSVFYTLLIPMLNPLIYSLRNKEVKEAVKRMIGITSFQ